The following coding sequences lie in one Pseudomonas sp. SL4(2022) genomic window:
- a CDS encoding CDP-6-deoxy-delta-3,4-glucoseen reductase, translating to MKVTLNPSGAVLDVQPRERILDAARRLGYDCPQSCRNGNCHICAALLVEGRVQQGGVELTQGELFTCLAEPLEDCVLHWDGVLAPGEMPVRELACQVVACDDVGGDVFRLRLQTPAGKVPRYHAGQYLLLQRDGDDYAAFSLASAPHRGRELELHVLARDEVTVALIAQLRRSGLVRVRLPFGDAHLAELPDGPLVLIAAGTGMGQMHSLIEHCHAAGFVHPVHLYWGARRPEDFYDLEHWAQWQQVPNLFLHQVVSDPCGWQGRCGLLHEAVREDFPDLKALHVYASGSPAMVYATLDALVEAGMDAHQMRADVFAYAPRG from the coding sequence ATGAAAGTCACCCTGAACCCTTCAGGTGCCGTACTGGACGTGCAGCCCCGCGAACGCATTCTCGATGCGGCGCGACGACTGGGTTACGACTGCCCGCAGAGCTGCCGCAATGGCAACTGCCATATCTGCGCGGCGTTGCTGGTGGAGGGCCGTGTGCAGCAGGGTGGGGTCGAGCTGACCCAGGGCGAACTGTTCACCTGCCTGGCTGAGCCGCTGGAAGACTGTGTGCTGCACTGGGACGGCGTGCTTGCTCCGGGTGAAATGCCGGTGCGCGAGCTGGCCTGCCAGGTGGTCGCGTGTGATGACGTGGGCGGTGATGTGTTCCGCCTGCGCCTGCAGACCCCTGCCGGCAAGGTGCCGCGCTACCACGCCGGGCAATACCTGCTGCTGCAGCGTGATGGTGATGATTACGCGGCCTTCTCCCTGGCCTCAGCCCCGCATCGTGGGCGTGAGCTGGAGCTGCACGTGCTGGCTCGCGATGAGGTCACGGTTGCGCTGATCGCCCAGCTGCGCCGCAGCGGTCTGGTGCGGGTGAGGCTGCCGTTTGGCGACGCCCACCTGGCGGAGCTGCCGGATGGGCCGCTGGTGCTGATCGCTGCTGGCACCGGCATGGGGCAAATGCACAGCTTGATCGAACACTGCCACGCTGCCGGTTTCGTCCATCCGGTGCACCTGTATTGGGGGGCACGCCGTCCAGAAGACTTTTACGACCTGGAGCACTGGGCGCAGTGGCAGCAGGTGCCCAACCTGTTCCTGCATCAGGTGGTCAGCGACCCGTGTGGCTGGCAGGGACGTTGCGGCCTACTGCACGAGGCGGTGCGCGAAGACTTTCCTGACCTCAAGGCGCTGCATGTCTACGCCAGCGGCTCGCCGGCGATGGTCTACGCCACCCTGGATGCGCTGGTGGAAGCGGGTATGGATGCTCACCAGATGCGTGCGGATGTATTCGCCTACGCGCCGCGCGGCTGA
- the ubiD gene encoding 4-hydroxy-3-polyprenylbenzoate decarboxylase: MQYRDLRDFIRGLETRGELKRIQTPVSPVLEMTEICDRTLRKGGPALLFANPTGFDVPVLGNLFGTPKRVALGMGAEEVSELREIGKLLAFLKEPEPPKGLKDAWSKLPIFKKVLSMAPKVLKDAPCQEVVEEGDDVDLAKLPVQTCWPGDVGPLITWGLTITKGPNKERQNLGIYRQQVIGRNKLIMRWLSHRGGALDFREWCLKYPDRPYPVCVALGADPATILGAVTPVPDTLSEYAFAGLLRGHRTELIKARGSDLQVPASAEIVLEGVIHPGETAPEGPYGDHTGYYNEVDTFPVFTVERITRRQKPIYHSTYTGRPPDEPAILGVALNEVFVPILQKQFPEITDFYLPPEGCSYRMAVVTMKKQYPGHAKRVMLGVWSFLRQFMYTKFVIVTDDDINARDWNDVIWAITTRMDPKRDTVMIDNTPIDYLDFASPISGLGSKMGLDATHKWPGETTREWGRAIVQDEAVKQRVDALWSELGID, encoded by the coding sequence ATGCAGTATCGTGATCTGCGCGATTTTATTCGCGGTCTGGAGACGCGCGGCGAACTCAAGCGTATCCAAACGCCGGTTTCCCCTGTGCTGGAAATGACCGAAATCTGCGACCGCACCTTACGTAAAGGCGGGCCGGCATTGCTCTTTGCAAACCCCACGGGCTTCGATGTGCCGGTGCTCGGCAACCTGTTCGGCACGCCCAAGCGTGTGGCGCTGGGCATGGGCGCGGAAGAGGTCAGTGAGCTGCGCGAAATTGGCAAGTTGCTGGCCTTTCTCAAAGAGCCCGAACCGCCGAAAGGGCTGAAGGATGCCTGGAGCAAACTGCCGATCTTCAAGAAAGTGCTGAGCATGGCGCCCAAGGTGTTGAAGGATGCGCCGTGCCAGGAAGTGGTCGAAGAGGGCGACGACGTCGATCTCGCCAAGCTGCCGGTGCAGACCTGCTGGCCCGGCGATGTCGGGCCGCTAATCACCTGGGGCCTGACCATCACCAAAGGCCCGAATAAAGAACGGCAGAACCTCGGCATCTATCGCCAGCAGGTGATTGGCCGCAACAAGCTGATCATGCGCTGGCTCAGCCACCGTGGGGGTGCGCTGGATTTTCGCGAGTGGTGCCTGAAGTATCCGGATCGTCCCTACCCGGTGTGCGTGGCCCTCGGCGCCGATCCGGCGACCATTCTCGGTGCGGTCACCCCGGTGCCCGATACCTTGTCTGAGTATGCGTTTGCCGGTTTGCTGCGCGGCCACCGCACCGAGCTGATCAAGGCCCGTGGCAGTGATCTGCAGGTGCCGGCCAGCGCCGAAATCGTCCTCGAAGGGGTGATCCACCCCGGCGAGACCGCGCCGGAAGGCCCTTATGGCGACCACACCGGTTACTACAACGAAGTCGACACCTTCCCGGTGTTTACTGTCGAGCGCATCACGCGCCGGCAAAAGCCGATTTACCACAGCACCTACACCGGCCGTCCGCCGGATGAGCCGGCGATTCTCGGCGTGGCGCTCAACGAAGTGTTTGTGCCAATCCTGCAGAAGCAGTTTCCCGAAATCACCGACTTCTACCTGCCGCCGGAAGGCTGCTCGTACCGCATGGCGGTGGTGACCATGAAGAAGCAGTACCCGGGACACGCCAAGCGCGTCATGCTCGGTGTGTGGTCGTTCCTGCGTCAGTTTATGTACACCAAGTTTGTGATCGTCACCGACGACGATATCAACGCACGGGACTGGAATGACGTGATCTGGGCGATTACCACGCGCATGGACCCCAAGCGCGACACGGTGATGATCGACAACACGCCGATTGACTACCTCGACTTCGCCTCGCCGATCTCGGGTCTGGGCTCGAAGATGGGGCTGGACGCCACGCACAAATGGCCTGGGGAAACCACTCGCGAGTGGGGCCGGGCTATCGTGCAGGATGAGGCGGTCAAGCAGCGCGTCGATGCGCTGTGGTCTGAGTTGGGAATTGATTGA
- the rho gene encoding transcription termination factor Rho, producing the protein MNLTELKQKPITELLELAEQLGLENMARSRKQDVIFSLLKKHAKSGEEISGDGVLEILQDGFGFLRSADASYLAGPDDIYVSPSQIRRFNLRTGDTIVGKIRPPKEGERYFALLKVDTINYDRPENAKNKILFENLTPLFPNKRLVMEAGNGSTEDITGRVIDLCAPIGKGQRGLIVAPPKAGKTIMLQNIAANIARNNPECHLIVLLIDERPEEVTEMQRTVRGEVVASTFDEPPTRHVQVAEMVIEKAKRLVEHKKDVVILLDSITRLARAYNTVIPSSGKVLTGGVDAHALEKPKRFFGAARNIEEGGSLTIIATALVETGSKMDEVIYEEFKGTGNMELPLDRRIAEKRVFPAININRAGTRREELLTAEDELQRMWILRKLLHPMDEIAAIEFLTDKLKATKTNEEFFQSMKRK; encoded by the coding sequence ATGAATCTGACCGAACTCAAGCAAAAGCCGATCACCGAACTGCTGGAACTCGCCGAACAACTGGGCCTGGAAAACATGGCCCGTTCGCGCAAGCAGGACGTGATTTTCTCGCTGTTGAAAAAACACGCTAAAAGCGGTGAGGAAATCTCCGGTGATGGCGTGCTGGAGATTCTCCAGGACGGTTTCGGCTTTCTCCGCTCTGCGGATGCCTCGTACCTCGCTGGCCCCGATGACATCTACGTCTCGCCGAGCCAGATCCGCCGCTTCAACTTGCGTACAGGCGATACCATCGTCGGCAAGATTCGCCCGCCGAAAGAAGGCGAGCGCTACTTCGCGTTGCTCAAGGTTGACACGATCAACTACGACCGCCCGGAAAACGCCAAGAACAAAATTCTGTTCGAAAACCTCACGCCGCTGTTCCCCAACAAGCGTCTGGTCATGGAGGCCGGTAACGGCTCCACCGAAGACATCACCGGCCGGGTCATCGACCTGTGTGCGCCCATCGGTAAAGGCCAGCGCGGCCTGATCGTTGCACCGCCGAAAGCCGGTAAGACCATCATGCTGCAGAACATTGCGGCGAACATCGCGCGCAACAATCCTGAGTGCCACTTGATCGTGCTGCTGATCGACGAGCGCCCGGAAGAAGTGACCGAGATGCAGCGCACCGTGCGCGGCGAAGTGGTCGCGTCGACCTTCGACGAGCCGCCAACCCGTCACGTGCAGGTGGCCGAAATGGTCATCGAGAAGGCCAAGCGCCTGGTTGAGCACAAGAAGGATGTGGTCATCCTGCTTGACTCCATCACCCGTCTGGCGCGTGCCTACAACACCGTGATCCCAAGCTCCGGCAAGGTGCTCACCGGTGGTGTCGACGCCCATGCTCTGGAGAAGCCGAAACGCTTCTTCGGTGCGGCGCGTAACATCGAAGAAGGCGGCTCGCTGACCATCATCGCCACCGCGCTGGTGGAAACCGGCTCGAAGATGGATGAAGTGATTTACGAAGAGTTCAAAGGCACCGGCAACATGGAGTTGCCGCTGGACCGTCGTATTGCTGAGAAGCGTGTGTTCCCGGCCATCAACATCAACCGCGCTGGCACCCGCCGCGAAGAGTTGTTGACCGCTGAGGACGAACTGCAGCGCATGTGGATTCTGCGCAAGTTGCTGCACCCGATGGATGAAATTGCCGCCATCGAGTTCCTTACCGACAAGCTGAAAGCGACCAAGACCAACGAAGAGTTCTTCCAGTCGATGAAGCGTAAGTAA
- the trxA gene encoding thioredoxin TrxA has product MSDFITNVSDASFDQDVIQAEGPVLVDYWAEWCGPCKMIAPVLDEIAQVYQGKLKVCKLNIDENQDTPPKYGVRGIPTLMLFKNGNVEATKVGALSKSQLAAFLDSNI; this is encoded by the coding sequence ATGAGCGACTTCATCACCAATGTCAGCGATGCCAGCTTCGACCAGGATGTGATCCAGGCTGAAGGTCCGGTACTGGTCGATTACTGGGCTGAGTGGTGTGGCCCTTGCAAGATGATTGCGCCGGTGCTCGATGAGATTGCCCAGGTCTATCAAGGCAAGCTGAAGGTCTGCAAGCTGAACATCGACGAAAATCAGGACACTCCGCCGAAATACGGCGTGCGTGGTATTCCGACGCTGATGCTGTTCAAGAACGGCAATGTTGAGGCGACCAAAGTGGGTGCACTGTCCAAGTCGCAGCTGGCGGCTTTCCTCGACAGCAACATCTAA
- the ppx gene encoding exopolyphosphatase, producing the protein MPYTPAESFPLIAAIDLGSNSFHMVLAKADHGEIRILERLGDKVQLAAGIDEERLLSEEAMQRGLDCLRRFAQLTASLPEGAVRVVGTNALREARNRGEFIRRAEEILGHPVEVISGREEARLIYLGVSHSIADTPGRRLVADIGGGSTEFIIGQRFEPLIRESLQMGCVSFTQRFFKDGKITPARYAQAYTAARLEIMGIEHALRRLGWEDAVGASGTIKAVGLAIQAAGLGSGEVNAAGMAWLKRKMFKIGEVEKLDLDGIKPDRRGIFPAGLAILEAIFDACDIQRMSHSEGALREGVLYDLLGRHQHEDVRERTLSSLMERYHVDLEQAARVESKALSALDKVTGDWQLEDDWHRELLSWAAKVHEVGLDIAHYQYHKHGAYLVEHSDLSGFSRQDQQMLALLVRGHRRNIPKDKFAEFGAEGIKLIRLCVLLRFAILFHHIRGTQEMPNVQLKAAEQRLEIQFPEGWLESNPLTQADFTQEAEWLKRIGIELSVR; encoded by the coding sequence ATGCCGTATACCCCTGCCGAGTCTTTTCCTTTGATTGCTGCTATCGACCTGGGCTCCAACAGCTTCCATATGGTGCTGGCCAAAGCCGACCATGGCGAGATCCGTATCCTCGAACGCCTCGGCGACAAGGTGCAACTGGCAGCTGGCATTGATGAAGAGCGCCTACTCAGTGAAGAGGCCATGCAGCGCGGGCTGGACTGCCTGCGCCGCTTTGCTCAGCTGACCGCCAGCCTGCCGGAAGGTGCAGTACGCGTCGTGGGCACCAATGCCCTGCGTGAGGCGCGTAACCGTGGCGAATTCATCCGCCGCGCCGAAGAAATCCTCGGCCACCCGGTTGAAGTCATCTCCGGACGCGAAGAAGCGCGACTGATCTACCTCGGCGTATCACACAGCATTGCCGACACCCCTGGCCGACGCCTGGTCGCCGATATCGGCGGTGGTAGTACCGAGTTCATCATTGGTCAGCGTTTCGAACCCCTGATCCGCGAAAGCCTGCAGATGGGCTGCGTCAGCTTCACCCAGCGTTTTTTCAAGGATGGCAAGATTACCCCGGCGCGTTACGCTCAGGCCTACACCGCTGCGCGCCTGGAAATCATGGGCATTGAGCACGCCCTGCGCCGCCTGGGCTGGGAAGATGCCGTCGGCGCATCGGGTACGATCAAAGCCGTAGGTCTGGCCATTCAGGCCGCCGGGCTCGGCTCCGGTGAAGTCAATGCAGCCGGCATGGCCTGGCTCAAACGCAAGATGTTCAAGATCGGCGAAGTAGAAAAGCTCGACCTTGACGGCATCAAGCCGGATCGCCGAGGCATCTTCCCGGCGGGCTTGGCGATTCTCGAAGCGATCTTCGACGCTTGCGATATCCAGCGCATGAGCCATTCCGAAGGTGCGCTGCGCGAAGGCGTGCTCTACGACCTGCTGGGCCGCCATCAGCATGAGGACGTGCGCGAGCGCACGCTGAGTTCGCTGATGGAGCGCTATCACGTCGACCTGGAGCAAGCCGCGCGAGTGGAGAGCAAGGCACTCTCTGCGCTGGACAAGGTCACCGGGGATTGGCAGCTGGAAGACGATTGGCACCGCGAGCTGCTCAGTTGGGCGGCCAAGGTGCATGAAGTGGGCCTGGACATCGCTCACTACCAATACCACAAGCACGGCGCTTATCTGGTCGAGCACTCCGACCTGTCCGGCTTCTCACGTCAAGATCAACAGATGCTCGCGCTCTTGGTGCGCGGCCACCGACGCAATATTCCCAAGGACAAGTTTGCCGAGTTCGGCGCCGAAGGCATCAAGCTGATCCGCCTGTGCGTACTGCTGCGCTTTGCCATCCTGTTCCACCACATCCGTGGTACTCAGGAAATGCCCAACGTGCAGCTCAAAGCGGCCGAACAGCGTCTGGAGATTCAGTTCCCTGAGGGCTGGCTGGAGAGCAACCCGCTGACCCAGGCAGATTTCACCCAGGAAGCGGAGTGGCTCAAACGGATCGGGATTGAACTGAGTGTGAGGTGA
- the ppk1 gene encoding polyphosphate kinase 1 yields the protein MNTEGLSNTELQDAQPVVEDAAVVEAPPAEAPAPVVVPAPVVIHNLDDSSLYIHRELSQLQFNIRVLEQALDESYPLLERLKFLLIFSSNLDEFFEIRVAGLKKQINFAREQAGADGLQPHQALARIAELVHEQVDRQYAILNDTLFPALAKHNVNFIRRRFWTAKHKAWVRRYFRDEIAPIITPIGLDPTHPFPLLVNKSLNFIVELEGIDAFGRDSGLAIIPAPRLLPRIIKVPEEVGGPGDNFVFLSSMIHAHADDLFQGMKVKGCYQFRLTRNADLSVDTEDVEDLARALRGELFSRRYGDAVRLEVVDTCPRPLLDYLLKQFSLTEAELYRVNGPVNLTRLFSITGLESHPELQYTPFTPVIPKLLQNAENIFSVISKQDVLLLHPFESFTPVVDLLRQAAKDPHVLAIKQTLYRSGANSEIVDALVEAARNGKEVTAVIELRARFDEESNLQLASRLQAAGAVVIYGVVGFKTHAKMMLILRREAGDIVRYAHLGTGNYHAGNARLYTDYSLLTADVALCEDVSKLFSQLIGMGKTLRMKKLLHAPFTLKKTLLDMIARETALAAEGKPAHIIAKFNSLTDPKIIRALYKASQTGVKIDLVVRGMCCLRPGIIGVSHNIQVRSIIGRFLEHTRVFYFLNGGEEKIYLSSADWMERNLDKRVETCFPVEGKKLILRVKKELESYLTDNTQAWVLQPDGRYLRVSPSGNQNPRSAQAGLLEKLTAPLISAR from the coding sequence ATGAACACCGAAGGACTCAGTAACACCGAATTGCAGGACGCCCAGCCGGTCGTCGAGGACGCCGCCGTGGTTGAGGCGCCACCTGCCGAGGCACCCGCTCCGGTGGTTGTCCCGGCGCCTGTGGTGATCCACAACCTGGATGACAGCAGCCTGTATATTCACCGCGAGCTGTCGCAGCTGCAATTCAATATCCGCGTGTTGGAACAGGCGCTGGATGAGTCCTATCCGCTGCTGGAGCGGTTGAAGTTTCTGCTGATCTTCTCCAGCAACCTGGATGAGTTCTTCGAGATTCGTGTGGCTGGTCTGAAGAAGCAGATCAACTTCGCCCGCGAACAGGCCGGCGCGGATGGCTTGCAACCGCATCAGGCGCTGGCACGGATTGCCGAGTTGGTGCACGAACAGGTGGATCGTCAGTACGCGATTCTTAACGACACCCTGTTCCCGGCGCTGGCCAAGCACAACGTCAACTTTATCCGCCGGCGCTTCTGGACGGCCAAGCACAAGGCCTGGGTACGTCGCTATTTCCGCGACGAGATCGCGCCGATCATCACCCCGATCGGCCTCGACCCGACCCACCCGTTTCCGCTGCTGGTGAACAAGAGCCTGAACTTTATCGTCGAACTGGAAGGCATTGATGCCTTCGGCCGCGACTCCGGTTTGGCGATCATTCCGGCCCCGCGTTTGCTGCCGCGCATCATCAAAGTGCCGGAAGAGGTTGGCGGGCCGGGGGATAATTTTGTCTTCCTCTCATCGATGATCCACGCCCATGCCGATGACCTGTTCCAAGGCATGAAGGTTAAAGGTTGCTACCAGTTCCGCCTGACCCGTAACGCTGACCTCTCAGTCGATACCGAAGACGTCGAAGACCTGGCCCGCGCCCTGCGTGGTGAGCTGTTCAGCCGCCGTTATGGCGATGCCGTGCGCCTGGAGGTGGTCGATACCTGCCCGCGCCCGCTGCTCGATTACCTGCTCAAACAGTTCAGCCTGACCGAGGCCGAGCTGTACCGGGTCAATGGTCCAGTCAACCTGACCCGCCTGTTCAGCATCACCGGCCTGGAAAGCCACCCGGAGCTGCAGTACACACCGTTCACCCCGGTGATCCCCAAACTGTTGCAGAACGCCGAGAACATCTTCAGCGTGATCAGCAAGCAGGACGTGCTGTTGCTGCACCCCTTTGAATCGTTCACCCCGGTGGTCGATCTGCTGCGTCAGGCGGCGAAAGACCCGCATGTGCTGGCTATCAAGCAGACGCTGTACCGCTCCGGGGCCAACTCGGAGATCGTCGACGCGCTGGTGGAAGCGGCGCGTAACGGCAAAGAAGTGACCGCGGTGATTGAACTGCGTGCGCGCTTTGATGAAGAGTCCAACCTGCAACTGGCCAGCCGCCTGCAGGCGGCTGGTGCGGTGGTGATTTACGGTGTGGTGGGTTTCAAGACCCACGCCAAAATGATGCTGATTTTGCGCCGCGAAGCCGGCGATATTGTCCGCTACGCACACCTGGGTACCGGTAACTACCACGCCGGTAACGCCAGGCTGTACACCGACTACAGCCTGCTCACCGCTGATGTTGCGCTGTGTGAAGACGTGTCCAAGCTGTTCAGTCAGTTGATTGGCATGGGTAAGACCCTGCGCATGAAAAAGCTGCTGCACGCGCCGTTCACCCTGAAGAAGACCCTGCTCGACATGATCGCCCGCGAAACCGCGCTGGCGGCCGAGGGCAAGCCGGCGCATATCATTGCCAAGTTCAACTCGTTGACCGATCCGAAGATCATCCGTGCGCTGTACAAGGCCAGCCAGACCGGGGTGAAGATCGATCTGGTGGTGCGCGGCATGTGCTGCCTGCGTCCTGGGATTATCGGGGTGTCGCACAATATCCAGGTGCGCTCGATCATCGGTCGCTTCCTTGAACACACGCGCGTGTTCTATTTCCTTAATGGCGGCGAGGAGAAAATTTACCTGTCGAGTGCCGACTGGATGGAGCGCAACCTCGACAAGCGCGTCGAGACCTGCTTCCCGGTGGAAGGCAAGAAGCTGATTCTGCGGGTTAAAAAGGAGCTGGAAAGCTACCTGACTGACAACACCCAAGCCTGGGTGCTGCAGCCGGACGGGCGTTATCTGCGTGTCAGCCCAAGCGGTAACCAGAACCCACGCAGCGCGCAGGCAGGCTTGTTGGAGAAGCTGACGGCACCGCTGATCAGCGCCCGCTAG
- the hemB gene encoding porphobilinogen synthase, which produces MSFTPANRLFPATRLRRNRRDDFSRRLVRENRLSVDDLILPVFVLDGENRREAIASMPGVERLSIDLLLKEAEHWVALGIPALALFPVTPLEKKSLLAEEAWNPDGIAQRAIRALRAKFPELGVISDVALDPFTTHGQDGILDDSGYVMNDVTVDALVKQALSHAAAGAQVVAPSDMMDGRVQAIREALELADHSNVRIMAYSAKYASAYYGPFRDAVGSAANLGKANKASYQMDPANGDEALHEVAADLAEGADMVMVKPGMPYLDILWRVKTEFKVPTFVYQVSGEYAMHMAAIQNGWLGEAVILESLTAFKRAGADGILTYFAVRAAELLKQGQ; this is translated from the coding sequence GTGAGCTTTACCCCCGCCAATCGCCTGTTTCCCGCCACTCGCCTGCGTCGCAACCGCCGTGATGATTTTTCCCGGCGTCTGGTGCGGGAAAACCGCCTGAGTGTCGATGACCTGATTCTGCCGGTGTTCGTCCTCGACGGCGAAAACCGCCGCGAAGCGATTGCCTCGATGCCCGGCGTCGAACGCCTGTCCATCGACCTGCTGCTCAAGGAAGCCGAGCACTGGGTCGCTTTGGGTATTCCGGCGCTGGCGCTGTTCCCGGTGACGCCGCTGGAGAAGAAATCCCTGCTGGCGGAAGAAGCCTGGAACCCGGACGGCATCGCCCAGCGCGCCATCCGTGCTCTGCGCGCCAAATTCCCCGAACTGGGGGTGATCAGCGACGTGGCACTGGACCCATTCACCACGCACGGCCAGGACGGCATCCTTGATGATTCCGGCTATGTGATGAACGATGTTACGGTCGATGCATTGGTCAAGCAGGCGCTCTCGCATGCCGCTGCCGGTGCCCAGGTGGTCGCGCCCTCGGACATGATGGATGGCCGCGTACAGGCGATCCGCGAGGCGCTGGAGCTGGCCGACCACAGCAATGTGCGGATCATGGCCTACTCGGCCAAGTACGCCAGCGCCTACTACGGCCCGTTTCGCGACGCGGTGGGTTCGGCGGCCAACCTGGGCAAGGCCAACAAGGCCAGCTACCAGATGGACCCGGCCAATGGCGACGAAGCCCTGCATGAAGTGGCGGCGGACCTGGCTGAGGGCGCGGACATGGTCATGGTCAAGCCGGGCATGCCCTACCTGGACATCCTCTGGCGGGTCAAAACGGAATTCAAAGTGCCGACCTTTGTCTATCAGGTCAGCGGTGAGTACGCCATGCACATGGCAGCGATCCAGAATGGCTGGTTGGGCGAGGCGGTGATTCTTGAATCACTAACCGCCTTCAAACGTGCGGGTGCTGATGGCATCCTGACTTATTTCGCCGTGCGCGCGGCAGAACTGCTGAAGCAGGGGCAGTAG
- a CDS encoding sterol desaturase family protein codes for MNYILYAVPFFFALIALELLLDRWRGVSTYRFSDALNSLSAGVLSTTVGLLTKAVGLLTYTLAWQHFGVFELSASSLWVWLFAFVFYDFCYYWNHRLGHERNVLWAAHSVHHQSEDYNLSTALRQTSTGFIFGWIFYLPMAMAGVPPLVFLTVAALNLLYQFWVHTRHIPKLGWFEWFFITPSNHRVHHAQNAVYMDRNYGGVFILWDRLFGTFQEELDEEPVIFGVTTPLASWNPLWANAQFYVALWQDAVRAESWWDKLRIWFMRTGWRPADVAANYPQNKPDLSQFVKFDVPLSLAQKLYAGVQFSLYVVAGTWLLGMGDTLSLTQALLGIVWMAVGLMTIGCWLENRPTAKRLEILRLLFNLPAAWLALQLGLLTAQPLLWALLLGYSLLSVGALFWTPRGHNPVPA; via the coding sequence ATGAATTACATCCTCTATGCCGTACCGTTCTTCTTTGCCTTGATCGCCCTGGAACTGCTGCTCGACCGCTGGCGCGGGGTCAGCACCTACCGCTTCTCCGACGCCCTCAACAGCCTCAGTGCAGGGGTGCTGTCGACCACCGTGGGCCTGCTGACCAAGGCCGTCGGGTTGCTCACCTACACCCTGGCCTGGCAACACTTCGGCGTGTTCGAGTTGTCGGCCAGCAGCCTGTGGGTCTGGCTGTTTGCCTTCGTCTTCTACGACTTCTGTTACTACTGGAACCACCGCCTGGGTCACGAGCGCAACGTGCTCTGGGCCGCGCACTCGGTGCACCATCAGAGCGAGGACTACAACCTCTCCACGGCGCTGCGGCAGACCAGTACCGGTTTTATTTTCGGTTGGATCTTCTACCTGCCGATGGCCATGGCTGGTGTGCCGCCGCTGGTATTCCTCACCGTGGCGGCGCTCAACCTGCTCTATCAGTTCTGGGTGCACACCCGGCATATCCCCAAATTGGGCTGGTTCGAGTGGTTCTTTATCACACCGTCCAACCACCGCGTGCACCATGCGCAGAATGCTGTGTATATGGATCGCAATTACGGCGGTGTGTTCATTCTCTGGGATCGGTTGTTTGGCACCTTTCAGGAGGAATTGGACGAAGAACCGGTGATATTCGGCGTAACCACGCCGCTGGCCAGCTGGAACCCGCTGTGGGCCAATGCGCAGTTCTATGTTGCGCTGTGGCAGGACGCGGTACGGGCCGAGTCCTGGTGGGACAAGCTGCGCATCTGGTTTATGCGCACCGGCTGGCGCCCGGCCGATGTCGCGGCCAACTACCCGCAGAACAAGCCGGACCTTAGCCAGTTCGTCAAATTCGACGTGCCGCTGAGTCTGGCGCAGAAGCTCTACGCCGGTGTGCAGTTCAGCCTGTATGTGGTGGCGGGCACCTGGCTGCTGGGCATGGGCGACACACTGAGCCTGACGCAGGCGCTGCTGGGCATCGTCTGGATGGCCGTGGGGCTGATGACCATCGGCTGCTGGCTGGAAAACCGGCCGACGGCCAAGCGTCTGGAAATACTGCGTCTACTGTTCAACCTGCCGGCGGCCTGGCTGGCTCTGCAACTTGGTCTGCTAACCGCTCAGCCACTGCTCTGGGCGCTGCTGCTGGGTTACAGCCTGCTCAGTGTCGGTGCGCTGTTCTGGACGCCGCGCGGACATAATCCCGTGCCTGCTTAG
- the elbB gene encoding isoprenoid biosynthesis glyoxalase ElbB has translation MSKKVAVILSGCGVYDGAEIHESVITLLRLDQRGAQVQCFAPNVPQLHVVDHYSGDEMDDTRNVLVESARIARGKIQDVKELHVGDFDALILPGGFGVAKNLSDFAISGANCTVQPDVLSATQAFVKAGKPVGLICIAPALAAKIFGNGVICTIGKDHETAATLVQMGAEHHECEVSEIVEDAEHKLITTPAYMLAQSISEAASGINKLVDRVLELSHPA, from the coding sequence ATGAGCAAGAAAGTCGCGGTGATTCTTTCCGGCTGTGGCGTCTATGACGGCGCGGAAATCCATGAAAGCGTGATCACCCTGCTGCGCCTCGATCAGCGCGGCGCGCAGGTGCAGTGCTTCGCCCCCAACGTACCGCAGCTGCACGTAGTCGATCACTACAGTGGCGACGAAATGGACGACACGCGCAACGTACTGGTTGAGTCAGCACGCATCGCCCGCGGCAAGATCCAGGACGTCAAGGAGCTGCATGTCGGCGACTTCGATGCGCTGATCCTGCCCGGCGGTTTTGGCGTGGCGAAAAACCTCTCCGACTTCGCCATCAGCGGCGCCAACTGCACGGTGCAGCCCGATGTACTGAGCGCTACCCAGGCCTTCGTCAAAGCCGGCAAACCGGTGGGCCTGATCTGCATCGCCCCGGCGCTGGCCGCGAAGATCTTCGGCAACGGCGTGATCTGCACCATCGGCAAGGACCATGAAACCGCCGCGACTCTGGTGCAGATGGGCGCCGAGCACCATGAGTGTGAAGTCAGCGAGATTGTCGAAGACGCCGAACATAAGCTGATAACCACCCCGGCCTATATGCTCGCCCAGTCGATCAGTGAGGCCGCCTCGGGGATCAACAAGCTGGTGGATCGGGTATTGGAGCTCAGCCACCCAGCCTGA